A DNA window from Chryseobacterium sp. MEBOG06 contains the following coding sequences:
- the metH gene encoding methionine synthase: protein MKYLRLSGLEPLIITPESNFINVGERTNVAGSKKFLRLIKEEKFSEALDIARHQVEGGAQILDVNFDDGLIDGKASMIKFLNLIASEPDISRIPIMVDSSKWEILEAGLQVAQGKCVVNSISLKEGEEEFIKHAKAIKRYGAAVIVMAFDEVGQADNLERRKEISQRSYDILVNQIGFPAEDIIFDLNIFPVATGMDEHRRNAIDFIEATRWVRQNLPYASVSGGVSNVSFSFRGNDTVREAMHSVFLYHAIQAGMNIGIVNPAMLEVYDEINKELLELVEDVILDKREDATERLLDYSEKHKSVKKEKTEDLEWRNKPLQERITHALVKGIDRFIEEDVEEARQLAAKPLHVIEINLMTGMGVVGDLFGSGKMFLPQVVKSARVMKKAVAYLQPYIEAEKDGSRPANGKILMATVKGDVHDIGKNIVSVVLGCNNYEIVDLGVMVPAEKIIQTAIEQKVDVIGLSGLITPSLDEMVYIASELERQNLNFPLLIGGATTSKAHTAVKIDLKYKNAVVHVNDASRAVNVVSSLLGDRNKEYVSDLKSDYSDFREKFLNRQVDKDYVSIEEARDNRFKIDWKNEDIFIPNNLGIKVVENQDLRELLPFIDWSPFFRSWDLHGKYPNILEDEVVGAQARELFKDAQVILKRILDEKLLTAKAIFGIFKANSNESDDILIFDENNKEQARFLTLRQQAQRSKGKDYLALSDFIAPQSSGKTDYMGAFCVSTGFGTDELSTEYEKAHDDYNSIMVKALADRFAEAYAEFLHKKVRTEYWGYAVQEQLSNEDLIAEKYKGIRPAPGYPACPDHLEKKTIWDLLKVEENTGVFLTESLAMFPTASVSGYYFGSPHAKYFGLGKITEDQLKDYAARRGCSMQEARKWLSPNLAD from the coding sequence ATGAAGTATTTAAGATTATCAGGCCTTGAGCCTCTTATCATAACCCCGGAAAGTAATTTCATCAATGTTGGTGAAAGAACCAATGTTGCCGGGTCCAAAAAATTTTTAAGACTTATAAAAGAGGAGAAATTCTCTGAAGCATTAGATATTGCCCGCCATCAGGTAGAAGGAGGAGCCCAGATTCTGGACGTTAACTTTGATGATGGACTGATTGACGGAAAAGCGTCAATGATTAAATTTCTGAACTTAATCGCTTCAGAACCGGATATCTCCAGAATCCCGATCATGGTAGACTCCTCCAAATGGGAAATCTTAGAGGCAGGTCTGCAGGTTGCCCAGGGAAAATGTGTGGTAAACTCAATCAGTCTGAAAGAAGGGGAAGAAGAATTTATCAAACATGCCAAAGCCATTAAGAGATATGGTGCCGCTGTAATTGTAATGGCATTTGATGAGGTTGGACAGGCAGATAATCTTGAAAGGAGAAAAGAAATCTCACAACGGTCATATGATATTTTGGTCAATCAGATTGGTTTCCCTGCAGAAGATATCATTTTCGATTTAAATATTTTTCCCGTTGCAACAGGAATGGATGAACACCGGAGAAACGCCATCGATTTTATCGAAGCAACGCGATGGGTAAGGCAAAATCTTCCTTACGCCTCTGTAAGTGGGGGAGTGAGTAACGTTTCATTTTCATTCCGTGGAAATGATACCGTAAGAGAAGCAATGCACTCCGTATTCCTTTATCATGCGATCCAGGCTGGGATGAATATCGGTATTGTAAACCCAGCGATGCTGGAAGTTTATGATGAGATCAATAAAGAACTTCTTGAGCTTGTAGAAGATGTAATTCTTGATAAAAGAGAAGATGCTACAGAAAGACTTCTCGACTATTCTGAAAAACACAAATCCGTAAAAAAAGAAAAAACCGAAGACCTGGAATGGAGAAATAAACCTTTACAGGAAAGGATTACCCATGCTTTGGTAAAAGGAATTGACCGTTTTATTGAAGAAGATGTAGAAGAAGCCAGACAATTAGCGGCAAAACCCCTTCATGTGATAGAAATTAACCTAATGACTGGAATGGGAGTTGTAGGAGACTTATTTGGAAGCGGGAAAATGTTTTTACCACAAGTTGTAAAATCAGCAAGAGTAATGAAAAAGGCAGTTGCTTATTTGCAGCCTTACATTGAAGCTGAAAAAGACGGCTCAAGACCTGCCAACGGAAAAATCCTGATGGCTACAGTAAAAGGAGATGTACATGATATCGGAAAGAACATTGTAAGTGTAGTTTTAGGATGTAACAACTATGAAATCGTAGATCTTGGTGTTATGGTTCCTGCCGAAAAAATTATCCAGACAGCTATTGAACAGAAAGTAGATGTCATTGGATTAAGCGGCTTGATCACTCCAAGCTTAGATGAAATGGTGTATATAGCCTCAGAACTGGAAAGACAGAATCTGAATTTCCCTTTACTGATTGGTGGTGCTACAACTTCAAAAGCTCATACCGCTGTGAAAATAGATTTAAAATATAAAAATGCTGTTGTTCATGTTAATGATGCTTCACGGGCAGTAAATGTAGTAAGTTCATTATTGGGTGACCGGAATAAAGAATATGTTTCAGATCTGAAGAGTGATTATTCAGACTTCAGAGAAAAATTTCTGAACAGACAGGTAGACAAAGACTATGTTTCTATTGAAGAAGCAAGGGACAATCGTTTCAAAATAGATTGGAAAAATGAAGATATTTTCATCCCAAATAATCTAGGTATAAAAGTAGTCGAAAATCAGGACCTGAGAGAATTATTACCTTTCATCGACTGGTCGCCATTCTTCAGAAGCTGGGATTTACATGGGAAGTACCCGAATATCTTAGAAGATGAGGTCGTAGGTGCTCAGGCTAGAGAATTATTCAAAGATGCCCAGGTTATTTTAAAGAGAATCTTAGACGAAAAGCTTTTAACAGCAAAAGCAATCTTTGGAATTTTTAAAGCTAATTCAAATGAATCCGATGATATTTTAATTTTTGATGAAAATAATAAAGAGCAGGCTAGATTTTTAACACTAAGACAGCAGGCTCAAAGATCAAAAGGAAAAGATTACCTGGCGTTAAGTGATTTTATTGCCCCTCAGAGCTCTGGTAAAACCGATTACATGGGAGCTTTTTGTGTAAGTACAGGCTTTGGGACAGATGAACTGTCCACAGAATATGAAAAAGCCCATGACGATTATAATTCGATTATGGTAAAAGCCCTTGCTGACCGTTTCGCAGAAGCTTATGCCGAGTTTTTACATAAAAAAGTCAGAACAGAATATTGGGGGTATGCAGTCCAGGAACAGTTGAGCAACGAAGATTTGATTGCTGAAAAATACAAAGGAATCCGTCCTGCACCAGGTTATCCGGCTTGTCCTGATCATTTGGAAAAGAAAACCATCTGGGATCTTTTAAAAGTAGAAGAAAATACCGGTGTGTTTCTTACAGAAAGCTTAGCCATGTTTCCTACAGCGTCAGTTTCCGGATACTATTTCGGAAGCCCGCACGCAAAATATTTTGGCTTAGGAAAAATTACAGAAGACCAGCTTAAGGATTATGCTGCAAGAAGAGGTTGTAGCATGCAGGAAGCAAGAAAATGGTTGTCACCCAATTTAGCAGATTAA
- the metF gene encoding methylenetetrahydrofolate reductase [NAD(P)H], producing MKITEHIKNANGKTLFSLEVVPPQKGIGIEDLYSNIDPLMEFKPPFIDVTTSREEYIYLDKGNGLMERRITRMRPGTLGICAAIQHKYNVDTVPHLLCGGFTKEETEYLLVDCMYLGIENIMALRGDAMKGHQYFEPTQGGHASAMDLVNQINDLGRGKYLHNEEQVCDELNKFCVGVAGYPEKHMEAPSMNYDLKWLKQKVDAGADYIVTQMFFDNKKYIEFVQKAREMGITVPIIPGIKPIATKKHLKILPQVFKIDLPEELINEVENAKNNEAVKQIGIEWAIAQCRELLDFGVPVLHFYSMGKSDNIKKVAGELF from the coding sequence ATGAAGATAACAGAACACATTAAAAACGCAAATGGAAAAACTTTATTCTCCTTAGAAGTCGTTCCACCACAAAAGGGGATTGGTATTGAAGACCTCTATTCGAATATAGATCCGTTGATGGAATTCAAACCTCCTTTCATTGATGTTACTACTTCAAGAGAAGAATATATCTATCTTGATAAAGGGAATGGATTGATGGAACGCCGTATTACCAGAATGCGCCCCGGAACCTTAGGGATTTGTGCCGCGATCCAACATAAATATAACGTAGATACTGTTCCGCATCTTCTTTGTGGTGGCTTCACCAAAGAGGAAACAGAATACCTTCTGGTAGATTGTATGTACCTTGGAATAGAAAATATAATGGCCTTGAGAGGTGATGCAATGAAAGGACATCAATATTTTGAGCCTACACAGGGAGGACATGCCAGTGCAATGGATTTGGTCAATCAGATTAATGATCTGGGAAGAGGGAAATACCTGCATAATGAAGAACAGGTTTGTGACGAGCTTAATAAATTCTGTGTTGGAGTAGCCGGATATCCGGAAAAACATATGGAAGCTCCCTCCATGAATTATGACCTGAAGTGGCTGAAACAAAAAGTAGACGCCGGAGCAGATTATATCGTCACCCAAATGTTCTTTGACAATAAAAAGTATATTGAATTCGTTCAGAAAGCAAGAGAAATGGGAATCACAGTTCCGATTATTCCAGGAATTAAGCCCATAGCGACAAAGAAACACTTGAAAATCCTACCTCAGGTATTCAAAATAGACCTTCCTGAAGAGCTGATCAATGAAGTCGAAAATGCAAAGAATAATGAAGCGGTAAAGCAAATCGGAATAGAATGGGCAATTGCCCAATGCAGAGAACTTTTAGACTTTGGAGTTCCGGTTTTACATTTCTACTCAATGGGTAAAAGTGATAATATTAAAAAAGTAGCCGGTGAGCTATTCTAA
- the folE gene encoding GTP cyclohydrolase I FolE has product MVDFTDNDDDIFTGKEHTPIREDAFDKSPQEKIEKITALFGEIMETLGLDMTDDSLKDSPKRVAKMYVNEIFGGLLPENKPGISTFSNKYKYRQMLVEKDITVYSFCEHHFLPIIGRAHVAYISNGEVIGLSKINRIVDYYAKRPQVQERLTMQIVNALKEALGTKNVACIIDAKHLCVNCRGIKDTASSTITAELSGIFRTNPITRQEFLHYVGSHAKLD; this is encoded by the coding sequence ATGGTTGATTTTACTGATAACGACGATGATATTTTCACTGGAAAAGAACATACGCCTATAAGGGAAGATGCTTTTGATAAATCGCCACAGGAAAAAATAGAAAAAATTACTGCGCTTTTTGGAGAAATTATGGAGACCCTGGGATTAGATATGACTGATGATTCCTTAAAAGATTCCCCAAAGCGTGTTGCCAAGATGTATGTGAATGAAATTTTTGGAGGACTTCTCCCTGAAAATAAGCCGGGTATATCTACTTTTTCCAATAAATATAAATACCGTCAGATGTTGGTAGAAAAAGATATCACGGTATATTCATTCTGTGAACATCACTTTTTACCTATTATAGGAAGAGCACACGTTGCTTATATCTCCAACGGAGAAGTAATTGGTCTTTCAAAAATTAACAGAATTGTTGACTACTACGCCAAAAGACCACAGGTTCAGGAAAGATTGACCATGCAGATCGTAAATGCTTTAAAAGAAGCATTGGGAACGAAAAATGTAGCTTGTATTATCGATGCAAAACACCTTTGTGTAAACTGCAGAGGAATAAAAGATACAGCAAGCTCCACTATTACAGCAGAACTCAGTGGGATCTTCAGAACAAATCCTATTACAAGACAGGAATTCTTACATTACGTAGGGAGCCATGCAAAACTGGATTAA
- a CDS encoding DinB family protein, with product MKYQILRDITDNELQRFQNITEVEWSEKISPDKWSKKEIIGHLCDSAFTNIRRFVVTQYKENENIVYDQNAWVKAQDYQNVPTLDLIHLWKALNDQIAHIVENIPDTALQRTCDTTKTEPRVLTLEFMINDYLNHLQHHLKAI from the coding sequence ATGAAATATCAGATCCTTAGAGATATCACGGATAATGAGCTTCAGAGATTTCAAAATATCACTGAAGTAGAGTGGTCAGAGAAGATCTCACCTGATAAATGGTCTAAAAAAGAAATTATTGGGCATCTTTGTGACAGCGCTTTTACGAATATCCGTAGATTTGTAGTCACGCAGTATAAGGAGAACGAGAATATTGTATACGATCAGAACGCCTGGGTGAAAGCTCAGGACTATCAGAACGTTCCGACATTAGATTTGATTCACCTGTGGAAGGCATTAAATGATCAGATTGCTCATATCGTTGAAAATATTCCTGATACAGCACTGCAGAGAACTTGTGATACCACAAAAACAGAACCTCGGGTTTTGACATTGGAATTTATGATCAATGATTACCTGAATCATCTGCAGCACCATTTAAAAGCGATTTAA
- the cysS gene encoding cysteine--tRNA ligase has protein sequence MQLKIYNSLTAEKEIFKPILEGNVGMYVCGPTVYSNVHLGNVRTFLSFDFIYRTLMHLGYKVRYVRNITDAGHLTDDGNVDNDRFVKQTRLEKLEPMEIVQKYTVDFHKVLDMFNLLPPNIEPTATGHIVEQIELTQKLIDRGFAYESNGSVYFDVLEYNRRGLNYGELSKRNIEELFANTRDLDGQGEKKNPQDFALWKKASPAHIMRWNSPWGEGFPGWHLECTAMSTKYLGETFDIHGGGMDLKFPHHECEIAQGKACNDTAPVNYWMHANMLTMNSQRMSKSTGNYILPTQLVTGDNDFFEKPFHPSIVRFCFLQAHYRSVLDISNDAMMASEKGFIRLMEAVKVLNSITPDDTKQSGFSLKEWKNKCYEALTDDFNSPILIAHLFEAVKYIFALKDDKETISTEDLEDLKSTLNAFIFDVLGLQSVEENNNEKLDQTLKVLIELRNQARKSKNFDLSDQIRDKLLAEGIELKDGRDGTSYVLN, from the coding sequence ATGCAATTAAAAATATATAATTCTCTTACAGCAGAAAAAGAAATATTCAAACCTATTTTAGAAGGAAACGTAGGAATGTACGTCTGCGGACCTACGGTGTACAGCAATGTACATTTGGGAAATGTAAGAACCTTCCTTTCTTTTGATTTTATTTACCGTACCCTAATGCATTTAGGGTATAAAGTAAGATACGTTAGAAATATTACAGATGCAGGACATCTTACCGATGACGGAAATGTAGATAATGACAGATTCGTAAAGCAGACCAGACTAGAAAAACTGGAACCAATGGAAATCGTACAGAAATATACAGTGGATTTCCATAAAGTTTTGGATATGTTCAATCTGCTTCCTCCAAATATTGAACCTACAGCTACAGGACATATTGTAGAACAGATTGAGCTGACTCAAAAGCTGATTGATAGAGGATTTGCCTATGAAAGCAATGGCTCAGTATACTTTGACGTACTAGAATACAATAGAAGAGGTCTGAACTACGGTGAACTTTCAAAACGTAACATAGAAGAACTTTTTGCTAATACCCGAGACCTGGACGGTCAGGGTGAGAAGAAGAATCCTCAGGATTTTGCCCTTTGGAAGAAAGCATCCCCAGCTCATATTATGAGATGGAACTCCCCGTGGGGAGAAGGATTCCCGGGATGGCATCTTGAATGTACAGCAATGAGTACAAAATATCTAGGAGAAACCTTCGATATCCATGGTGGAGGAATGGATTTAAAATTCCCACATCATGAATGTGAAATTGCACAAGGGAAAGCTTGTAATGATACTGCTCCCGTTAATTACTGGATGCATGCCAATATGCTGACGATGAATTCCCAGCGTATGAGTAAATCTACAGGAAACTATATTCTTCCGACGCAGTTGGTAACCGGAGATAATGACTTCTTTGAGAAACCTTTTCATCCGTCAATTGTACGTTTTTGCTTTCTGCAGGCACATTACAGAAGCGTTCTGGATATTTCCAATGATGCCATGATGGCCAGCGAAAAAGGATTTATCAGATTGATGGAAGCCGTAAAAGTATTAAACTCAATTACTCCTGACGATACAAAACAGTCAGGCTTCAGTCTTAAAGAATGGAAGAACAAATGTTATGAGGCATTGACTGATGATTTCAATTCACCAATCCTGATTGCCCACTTGTTCGAAGCAGTAAAATATATCTTCGCTCTAAAAGATGATAAAGAGACAATATCTACAGAAGATCTTGAAGATTTAAAATCTACATTGAATGCCTTTATCTTTGATGTTCTGGGATTACAGTCTGTAGAAGAAAATAATAATGAAAAGCTTGATCAGACCTTGAAAGTATTGATCGAACTTAGAAATCAGGCAAGAAAATCTAAAAACTTTGACCTTTCAGATCAGATTAGAGACAAATTGCTTGCTGAAGGAATTGAATTAAAAGATGGAAGAGACGGAACATCATATGTTCTGAATTAA